From Halotia branconii CENA392, the proteins below share one genomic window:
- the rpsB gene encoding 30S ribosomal protein S2 encodes MPVVSLAQMMESGVHFGHQTRRWNPKMSPYIYTSRNGVHIIDLVQTAQLMEDAYTYMRTQSEQGKKFLFVGTKRQAAGIIAQEAARCGSHYINQRWLGGMLTNWATIKTRADRLKDLERREESGALELLPKKEASMLRREMAKLQKYLGGIKTMRKVPDIVVIVDQKREYNAVQECEKLGIPIVSMLDTNCDPDVVDIPIPANDDAIRSIKLIVGKLADAIYEGRHGQLDAEDDYEDYEGGDEDYDYDETEYTDSVVPNDEEGEE; translated from the coding sequence ATGCCAGTCGTTTCTTTGGCTCAGATGATGGAGTCTGGGGTTCACTTTGGGCATCAAACCCGGCGGTGGAACCCGAAAATGTCTCCTTACATTTACACTTCCCGCAATGGTGTACACATCATTGATTTGGTGCAAACTGCCCAATTGATGGAAGATGCTTATACGTACATGAGAACTCAATCGGAGCAAGGCAAAAAATTCCTGTTTGTTGGCACTAAGCGGCAAGCAGCAGGAATTATCGCTCAAGAAGCTGCTCGTTGTGGCTCTCATTATATCAACCAACGTTGGTTGGGGGGAATGCTCACCAACTGGGCGACCATCAAAACCAGAGCAGACCGTCTCAAAGATTTAGAACGCCGTGAAGAAAGTGGCGCGTTGGAATTATTGCCCAAGAAAGAAGCTTCGATGCTGCGTCGGGAGATGGCAAAGCTTCAGAAATATTTAGGTGGCATTAAAACAATGCGGAAAGTTCCTGATATTGTGGTGATTGTCGATCAAAAACGGGAATATAACGCAGTTCAAGAATGCGAAAAATTAGGGATTCCAATTGTATCGATGTTAGATACAAACTGTGATCCGGATGTAGTAGATATTCCGATTCCAGCGAATGATGACGCTATCAGGTCAATTAAGTTGATAGTTGGCAAATTAGCAGATGCCATTTATGAAGGTCGTCACGGTCAATTGGATGCAGAAGACGACTACGAAGATTACGAAGGCGGTGACGAGGATTACGATTACGACGAAACCGAGTACACCGACTCAGTAGTTCCCAACGACGAAGAGGGAGAAGAATAA
- the tsf gene encoding translation elongation factor Ts, whose product MAEISAKLVQELRQKTGAGMMDCKKALKETEGDIEKAIEWLRQKGIASAGKKSDRIAAEGLVDTYIQPDGQVGVLIEVNCQTDFVARNEAFKALVKNLAKQATTADSVEALLAQPYIEDKNVTVEQFIKQTIAQLGENIQVRRFVSFSLAKGKPGVVDSYIHTGGRVGVLVELNSKTDSAAGNEEFQALARNTAMQVAACPNVEYVTVDQIPAEIAQKEKDIEMGRDDLANKPENIKEKIVQGRIEKRLKEMTLLDQPYIRDQSISVEDLVKQVKAQVGEEIQVNRFVRYVLGEGIEKQESNFADEVAAQMGNK is encoded by the coding sequence ATGGCGGAAATATCTGCAAAACTCGTCCAAGAGCTACGCCAAAAAACTGGTGCTGGCATGATGGACTGCAAAAAGGCGCTAAAAGAAACTGAAGGCGACATAGAAAAAGCCATAGAATGGTTGCGACAAAAAGGCATCGCTTCGGCGGGTAAAAAAAGCGATCGCATTGCGGCAGAAGGTCTAGTAGACACCTACATTCAGCCTGATGGTCAAGTAGGTGTACTTATAGAAGTTAACTGCCAAACTGATTTTGTCGCCCGTAACGAAGCTTTTAAAGCTTTAGTTAAGAATCTAGCCAAGCAAGCAACAACTGCTGATAGTGTTGAGGCTTTATTAGCTCAACCCTACATTGAAGATAAAAACGTCACTGTAGAACAATTCATCAAGCAAACCATAGCCCAACTTGGTGAAAACATTCAGGTGCGTCGCTTCGTCAGTTTTTCGCTAGCAAAAGGTAAACCAGGTGTAGTAGATAGCTATATTCACACTGGCGGTCGTGTTGGTGTGTTGGTTGAACTTAACTCAAAAACTGACTCAGCAGCTGGTAATGAAGAATTTCAAGCCTTGGCACGGAATACGGCTATGCAAGTCGCGGCTTGCCCGAATGTCGAGTATGTGACCGTAGATCAAATTCCGGCTGAAATTGCCCAAAAAGAAAAAGACATTGAAATGGGGCGAGATGATTTGGCTAACAAGCCAGAGAACATCAAAGAAAAGATTGTTCAGGGACGGATCGAGAAACGCCTGAAAGAAATGACTTTGCTGGATCAGCCCTACATTCGCGATCAAAGTATTTCTGTAGAAGACTTGGTGAAGCAAGTTAAGGCTCAAGTTGGCGAAGAGATCCAAGTCAATCGCTTTGTACGTTATGTGCTGGGCGAGGGCATTGAAAAGCAAGAAAGTAACTTTGCTGATGAAGTTGCTGCACAAATGGGTAACAAGTAA